The DNA window tgtcctgtgatggactggccctggtgtgagtgtgtgtgtgtgtcctgtgatggactggccctggtgtgagtgtgtgtgtgtcctgtgatggactggccctggtgtgtgtgtgtcctgtgatggactggccctggtgtgagtgtgtgcgtgtctgtgtgtgtcctgtgatggactggccctggtgtgagtgtgagtgtgagtgtgtgtgtgtgtgtgactggtgTCTTgcccagagtgtaccctgccttatgcccattgcttgctgggatagactccagctgccCTGCACTGGACACAGCTGTTAGGAAATGGAGGGGGAACTGTCACTCAGTACTAAACTGCACTGCCTCTCTGCCATCGCACTGTGGGGTAACAGTACTGAGCTGCTCTTGGGGTGTCTCTACACACTGCTCGACAAGGACAGTGACGTACACAAGGGGGTCAAAGGTCGTGTGAAAGTCATTTTAATCAGGTCCTGTTCGAAACCCACGGACAACAGTGACCGACAAgcaaggcacatactgtacaagtctcCATCAAAAATACGAGAATTCTCCGCCGCGTGCCCTGGGGTCCCCTGAAAATCGGGGTGCAGCCCTCGGGGTCTGTACGGGTCGTGACAATCACACAGCTGGTTCCGGTTCTGGTCCGCTCCGGTGCGCGAAGCGCCGAGGGACCTTGAGGAAGGAAGGAATTGTCCGGATCGGAGTCTTCCTCGCCCGAGCAGCTCCTGACAGCGGTCACCCCCACACACAGGGCAGGGAACCAAGACTGACGTTACCGTTTCATCACGAGACACAGATGACTCTGCTGACAAAAGAGACATCTTACAGACTACAGAGCTGTCCGTCTCTCTGGACACTGCGATTTCAGTCTGTACAGAGCTGTCTGTCCGTCTCTCTGGACACTGTGATTTCAGTCTGTACAGAGCTGTCTGTCCGTCTCTCTGGACACTGCGATTTCAGTCTGTACAGAGCTGTCTGTCCGTCTCTCTGGACACTGCGATTTCAGTCTGTACAGAGCTGTCTGTCCGTCTCTCTGGACACTGCGATTTCAGTCTGTACAGAGCTGTCTGTCCGTCTCTCTGGACACTGCGATTTCAGTCTGTACAGAGCTGTCTGTCCGTCTCTCTGTACACTGTGATTTCAGTCTGTACAGAGCTGTCTGTCCGTCTCTCTGTACACTGTGATTTCAGTCTGTACAGAGCTGTCTGTCCGTCTCTCTGTACACTGTGATTTCAGTCTGTACAGAgctgtctgtccatctctctctgtacACTGTGATTTCAGTCTGTACAGAgctgtctgtccatctctctctggaCACTGTGATTTCAGTCTGTACAGAGCTGTCCGTCTCTCTGGACACTGCGATTTCAGTCTGTAAAGAgctgtctgtccctctctctgtacACTGTGATTTCAGTCTGTACAGAGCTGTCTGTTTGTCTCCCTGGACACTGCGATTTCAGTCTGTACAGAGCTGTCTGTCCGTCTCTCTGGACACTGCGATTTCAGTCTGTACAGAgctgtctgtccatctctctgGACACTGCGATTTCAGTCTGTAAAGAGCTGTCTGTTTGTCTCCCTGGACACTGCGATTTCAGTCTGTACAGAGCTGTCTGTTTGTCTCCCTGGACACTGCGATTTCAGTCTGTACAGAGCTGTCTGTCCGTCTCTCTGGACACTGCGATTTCAGTCTGTACAGAGCTGTCTGTCCGTCTCTCTGGACACTGCGATTTCAGTCTGTACAGAGCTGTCTGTCCGTCTCTCTGGACACTGCGATTTCAGTCTGTACAGAGCTGTCTGTCCGTCTCTCTGGACACTGCGATTTCAGTCTGTACAGAGCTGTCTGTCCGTCTCTCTGTACACTGCGATTTCAGTCTGTACAGAGCTGTCTGTCCGTCTCTCTGTACACTGTGATTTCAGTCTGTACAGAGCTGTCTGTCCGTCTCTCTGTACACTGTGATTTCAGTCTGTACAGAgctgtctgtccatctctctctggaCACTGTGATTTCAGTCTGTACAGAgctgtctgtccatctctctctggaCACTGTGATTTCAGTCTGTACAGAGCTGTCCGTCTCTCTGGACACTGCGATTTCAGTCTGTAAAGAGCTGTCTGTCCCTATCTCTGTACACTGTGATTTCAGTCTGTACAGAGCTGTCTGTCCGTCTCTCTGTACACTGCGATTTCAGTCTGTAAAGAGCTGTCTGTTTGTCTCCCTGGACACTGCGATTTCAGTCTGTACagagctgtctgtctgtctctctggacACTGCGATTTCAGTCTGTACAGAGCTGTCTATTTGTCTCCCTGGACACTGCGATTTCAGTCTGTACagagctgtctgtctgtctctctggacACTGCGATTTCTATCTGTACAGAGCTGTCTGTCTCCCTAGAGACTGTGATTTTAATCTGTACAGAGCTGTCCGTCTCCATCGACACTGTTTTTGATCTGAACAGAGCTAGGACACTATATACATACTGCTAACACTATATACACCCAGGAGAGACACacgctgtatatatatacatacagtacacgtaCAAAATGAGGTCACCCCCACTCCTCCCAGAATCCTCTGGGTCTCTTCCCCTAGAATGAACTACAGAACAGGTAATGGGCTCAAGTCGACCCGTTTCAAGCTGCCCAGGGTTCTGTGAAAGGCTGTGGGTATTCCACTCCCCCTGCCAGGCTGGGACACGACTTTGAAGGGACCAACCAGGCTGGACACTGGAAAGCAGCACCCGGGTCTCGGTGCCGGCCCGGTACTGGTCCGGAGTTCCGGATGACAGCAGCCACAGAGGTCCGATTCCCGGGCTCGTTTCCAGGGTGCTCCGAGAGAGGTGAATGAGACGCAGGGAAAAAACTCTCTTCCTCACGGGAGCAGACGGACAGATCTGGATTTTAGGAGTCCTGGGAATTTGAGGAACCGGAACCAGGAGAATGGACCTGGAaggggcagtttttttttgtgtgtgggaaGGGAGGAAAATAGGGTGCAGACACAAAGTCGAACCTCTCTCTTTATCTTTCCATCGGAGATCGCCTGTCCTGTGCCGCACCAAGCCAACAGTCTCcacttcctggtttttaaaagGTCACCTGACCAATTGTACTCATCCAATTGccaacccccccccacccacccaaTGCATTCTGGGAAACGTAGTTCATTAACGTAGAAGAGCCGCCATCTTGCCCAAACCCACCGCCCTCCCTCGACGCATATATACAAGTGTGTGTCTCCGTGCGTCCGACCTCAGCGGGGGGGAAAAACAAACCGATTCATTTTGATTCGCACACCATGACGGGTTACGCCAACCCCCCGTCTCTCAAATCAGCCCTTTtaaatacatacatacatatatattaaaaaaaaaatctgatcgttcataaaaacaagaatacaaataaaaacagaaatgctacCGGCATCTGGCTGGCCACgcctgagagagagagcccCCCCTCAGCCCACGGCCCCCCGAGTCCGGAGAGGCACTGGCGGTGAGCTCCCCCAGCTGCAGGAGCAATACTATAAATAACGCTAGCGTTGTGGGAAACAGCGCCCACTCCCGCGCCGCAGGCTCGGCGGGGGAACTGCAGTTCGCTGTCACACACTCGCGagccccctccccctctctctctaggGGTACGAGGTGTGCACGGCGGCTCACGGCGATATCGATTCCGGTGAGCTGTCGCTGGTAGTGTCTTCGGCGCTGCGGCGTCCCGGAATTTGGCCTCTCCcttttccctctctctcccccctcctcctcctcctcctcctcctcctccctgcctCTCACACTCCGGtcgtctcctcctcctccccctcttcCTGTGGGAGGAGCCTGTACAGCCCCTCCCCCCGCCCGTCGGCCAATGGGAGGAACCCGTTCTCCGGGGGGGGCCGCTCCCGCCCCCGCCTccgcccctccccctccccgccgccgccgtcgtcgtcgtcgtcgtcgtcgccCAGCGGCGGCTCGGGGGAGGACCCCTCGACGGGGTCCGTGGTGCTGCACTTCCTGTAGATGTCGTGATTCCTGTGCCTGAGGGCCGCGGGGGCCCcgccctcctcccccccccccggcgCCCCCCTCCTCAGGTCGACGACGAGCTGGCGGACGTAGCCCACTGGGATGGGCAGGGAGGCGAGCAGGATCAGGGACACCAGCACCCCTAGAGCCCAGGCTGGGTACTGCAGCTCTTCCTCTttcacctgagagagagggagaccaGAATCACGCTACAACTCCCACAATCCCCTTCGGTGGCTCGACAACGCATTCAAACGACAGGGAAATGAGCACGGGGGGCACCCTTCTTTACGtgaagggtggtgggggtggggaacaagctgcccagccctgtggttgaagccgacacCCTGGcgtctctccagacacagctgggtgagctcctccagtcaggacaggaggctcttctgtacacagaggggggtgggagtGGGGGACAAGCTCCCCTCTGACGATCAGGATGCAGCGTCTCTCACCTTCTGCTGGTTCCAGGACTTGTAGGTGGGGTGCTTGAGGACCATGTTGATCAAGCTGGCCAGCAGCAGGCCGACCATGGCCAGTGGGCAGATGAACTGCCACAGGTACTTGTACACCACTGGGGGGCGCCACTGCAGCATCACCTCGATGTCGTCCATGAACCTGCCGAGGGGCACagaggggagggggagagggctGGGTGAGCTCAGGggtgcttctgggaaaacataCGAGTTCTAGATAtgggcgtgtctgtctgccccgtgatgaactggtgtcccatccaaggtgtacccttgagcatgttgcttgctgggataggctccggtaTCAGTGAACCCTTGTGTAGTTTCTCTGTGATTGATTGGGCAACCCTGGTGAACCCTTGTGTAGTTCAGGCACAGATTCTCTGTGATTGATTGAGCAACCCTGGTGTAATCTGTCTTGTCGATGTAGAGACAGAGTCAGCCTTACCGGTCAGCGCCGTACATCCAGGCCACACTGAAGGTTTCGAAGATCACGACGATGATGAGGGGCAGCGTGGCGGAGTAATCATCAAACATCGTGACAAAATAATTTCCACAGCGCTGGACGAATATCAGCCCGATCACAAATCCCAGAAGGCAACTgaatactgagagagagagacacattcacacactgactggacactccagtacattaacactgcactgagagagagaggggttcatacagacacactgactggacactccagtacattaacactgcactgagagagagaggggttaatacagacacactgactggacactccagtacattaacactgcactgagagggagaggggttcatacagacacactgactggacactccagtacatgaacactgcactgagagagagagagaggggttcatacagacacactgactggacactccagtacattaacactgcactgagagagagaggggttcatacagacacactgactggacactccagtacattaacactgcactgagagagagagagaggggttaatacagacacactgactggacactccagtacattaacactgcactgagagagagagagaggggttaatacagacacactgactggacactccagtacattaacactgcactgagagagagaggggttaatacacacacacactgactggacactccagtacattaacactgcactgagagagagaggggttaatacacacacacacactgactggacactccagtacattaacactgcactgagagagagaggggttcatacagacacactgactggacactccagtacattaacactgcactgagagagagaggggttcatacagacacactgactggacactccagtacattaacactgcactgagagagagaggggttcatacagacacactgactggacactccagtacattaacactgcactgagagagagaggggttcatacagacacactgactggacactccagtacattaacactgcactgagagagagagaggggttaatacagacactgactggacactccagtacattaacactgcactgagagagagaggggttcatacagacacactgactggacactctagTGGACTGAGAAAGGGGCAGGGCTGTACCGGTCAGCATGGTCTTGTGTCTGGCCAGGGTCTTGAAGCTGTCGATCAGAGGGGTCAGGATGCCCTGCATGGTGCCGAACATGGTGCTCAGGCCCAGGTTGAGCAGCATGAGGAAGAACAGGCAGGACCAGAAGGGGCTGGCGGGGAACAGCGTCATGGCCTCTGTGAAGGCGATGAAGGCCAGGCCTGTGCCCTCCACtccctgggagagagagagggagagaagagagggggagagaggataAAGATGggacagaggaagaggagaggaaggagagagtgAACAGAGAAGGAGAGAAAGGAGAGATGAGAGAGAAGAGGGAGGGATGGGAGTGAAAGGAGAGatgggagagaggaaggagagaggatGAGAGGGCAGGGGGGAACAGGAGAAGACAGAGGACAGAGGGCGGAGGGAGTTGAggaacagagggagagaggaggaggcaggaggaggTGGGGTTAAGGCACGGTGTAAGACATGCACAGGGTAACACAACAcatacacagagagagggagaggagagagggggagagaggataaagatgggagagaggaagaggagaggaaggagagagagagagtgaacagagaaggagagaaaggagagatgagagagaagagagagagggtaGGAAAGgagagagatgggagagaggaaggagagaaaggagagaggatGAGAGGACAGGGGGGAACAGGAGAAGACAGAGGACAGAGGGCGGAGGGGGTTGAggaacagagggagagaggaggaggcaggaggaggTGGGGTTAAGGCACGGTGTAACACATACACAGAGTAACACATAACAcatacacagagagagggagaggagagagggggatagagggagagggagagaggagaggaaggagagagagagagtgaacaGAGAAGGAGAGAAAGGAGAGATGAGAGAGAAGAGGGAGGGATGGGAGTGAAAGGAGAGatgggagagaggaaggagagaaaggagagaggatGAGAGGGCAGGGGGGAACAGGAGAAGACAGGACAGAGGGCGGAGGGAGTTGAggaacagagggagagaggaggaggcaggaggaggTGGGGTTAAGGCACGGTGTAACAcatacacagagagagggagaggagagagaagagagggggagagaggataaagatgggagagaggaagaggagaggaaggagagaaaggagagatgagagagaagagggagagaggatAGGAAAGgagagagatgggagagaggaaggagagaaaggagagaggatGAGAGGGCAGGGGGGAACAGGAGAAGACAGAGGACAGAGGGCGGAGGGGGTTGAggaacagagggagagaggaggaggaggcaggaggaggTGGGGTTAAGGCACGGTGTAACACATACACAgagtaacacaacacacacagagagaggaagagaggataAAGATGGGAGAAGAagaggagaggaaggagagagagagtgaacagagaaggagagaaaggagagatgagagagaagagggagagagggtaGGAAAGgagagagatgggagagaggaaggagagaaaggagagaggatGAGAGGGCAGGGGGGAACAGGAGAAGACAGAGGACAGAGGGCGGAGGGGGTTGAGGaatagagggagagaggaggaggcaggaggaggTGGGGTTAAGGCACGGTGTAAGACATGCACAGGGTATTCACACACAGCACGAACGGCAAGCCACCTGCGCCTGAATCTCGACCCTCCGAGACGCCCCACTCTCCGCGCCAAACCCCGCTGGAGCGCGCAGTCGCTGCTCTACGATCCCTCATCGGTCATCGATAGCCACCGGGCGGGGGGGATACTCTGAAAGCCCCCCCCCCTGGCGCGCGGCAGGTTTTCAAAGCCCACCTTGTTCATCTCGTCCTCCAGCCTGCAGGCGTTCAGACCGCGGCTCGCGTTCAGGCCCCAGTCCTCGAACCAGGCGCCGTACTCCTCCATCGACACCGAGCCCGGGTCCGACAGGTTGAACGGGGGGGCCATCTGGGCTGGGAGAGGGCCGAGCTGGGCCAGGAGATTTACgttcctggggggggggggcacagaGAGTGCGGTTTTAAAATCTGCACGTAGCAGGGAGATGGGTCTACAGTTTCCAAGCGAgataaggtgtgtgtgtgtgtgtgtgtgtgtgtgtgtgtgtgtgtgtgtgtgtggagggaaGTCAACACTTAAATACAGAGAAATGATTCGCACTGGAGTGGGGGGGTGTGACTACAGGCAGAGGAGGAAGGTTCATACAGCTACAGAGCGAGCCAGTCCCATTCCgccctctctctcaattcaattcaattcaattcaaggtgctttattagcatgaccgatgggtacaatcagtgttgccaaagcaaataaaaataataaaattaacatagaacaaaacaaaaaatagaagtaaaataaaatctacagacatgttacagacatttacaacaaagacatattataaaatatcgacatatactgtaggcggctggagcattattgggagacggactcactgttcctcaggctgtgacaggagatcacatactgggctgccagattccagttccctcctccctctcccagtaggattgggacctgttgtggttttggcaggtgtgggaactctgggattagatttctgaatttcgggaagaatgtttctctaatcccagagtatctgtcacaatgcagtaggaagtgcacctctgtctctatttctccccgctggcagtgggagcacagcctgtcctctctggacagccaggtctgcctgtgtccagtgtgtgtgtccaggctgtggtcactgagcctgtcctctctgggcagccaggtctgcctgtgtccagtgtgtgtccaggctgtggtcactgagcatgtcctctctgggcagccaggtctgcctgtgtcgcccagtttctatggccaggttgtggtcactgagcctgtacttcgtcagggtctgtttctgtttgttattttttattttggtcaaatagagagagagagaaactgacacacagatggacTACACTGCAGGAAGACAGTGCAGCCGTACTGCAGAGACGGGGTAGAAACCACCTCCCCCACTCATAAATGCAAACGCAAAGCACGCGATAGCGATAACAGCCCCCTGACTCAACACCTGAGTGGGCAAACAAGAGGAGAATGACATacagacacagcacacacagcctGGTCACAGAGTgtcgacacaggcagacctgactttCCGGAGAAAAACAAGctcaggcagacagacacacggcTCTACCACAGCGACGagctcagacagacagacagacacacggcTCTACCACACCGACGAgctcagacagacagagacagacagagacagacagagacacggcTCTACCACAGCGACGagctcagacagacagacacacggcTCTACCACAGCGACGagctcagacagacagacagacagacagacagacagacagacagacagacagacagacagacagacagacagacagacagacggctCTACCACACCGACGagctcagacagacagacagacagacagacagacggctCTACCACACCGACGagctcagacagacagacagacagacagacggctCTACCACACCGACGagctcagacagacagacagacagacagacagacggctCTACCACACCGACGagctcagacagacagacagacggctCTACCACACCGACGagctcagacagacagacagacacacggcTCTACCACACCGACGAgctcagacagagacagacagagacagacagagacagacagagacagacagagacacggcTCTACCACAGCGACGagctcagacagacagacacacggcTCTACCACAGCGACgagcacagacagacagacagacagacagacagacagacagacagacagacagacagacggctCTACCACACCGACGagctcagacagacagacagacacacggcTCTACCACACCGACGagctcagacagacagacagacacacggcTCTACCACACCGACGagctcagacagacagacagacagacagacagacagacagacagacagacagacagacagacagctctACCACACCGACgagcacagacagacagacagacagacagacagacagacggctCTACCACACCGACgagcacagacagacagacagacagacagacagacagacagacagacagacagacagacagacagacggctCTACCACACCGACGagctcagacagacagacagacagacggctCTACCACACCGACGagctcagacagacagacagacacacggcTCTACCACACCGACGagctcagacagacagacagacacacggcTCTACCACACCGACGAgctcagacagagacagacagagacagacagagacagacagagacagacagagacacggcTCTACCACAGCGACGagctcagacagacagacacacggcTCTACCACAGCGACGagctcagacagacagacggacacaCGGATGAGCCCTGGACAGACCTCACGACGCAGCCCTTGGCGATGTCCCTGGCCCGGAAGCCCAGCACGGCGAACACCAccagtgaggccagcagggaggTGAGGAAGTTGATGGTGGACACCAGCAGCGCGTCCCGGTGGCAGTTGTTGTGTCGGGGGTTGTAGGAGGAGTAGGCGATGACCGAGCCGAAGCCCAGCCCCAGGGCGAAGAAGACCTGCGTGGCAGCCTGTCTCCACACCTGAACGTCACCCCAGATGTGCAGCTGtagggcagggagagagagacagacagggttatagagagagagacagatttttatagggagagagagagacagggctatagagagagagacagtggcaGCCTGTCTCCACACCTGAACGTCACCCCAGATGTGCAGCTgtagggggagggagagagagagagacagacagggttatagagagagagagagagagacaggtttgtatagggagagagaaggagacagGGTtataaagagagagagaggtttgtatagggagagagaaggaggcagggttatagagagagagagaaggaggcagggttatagagagagagagatttgtatagggagagagagagacaggacaggtTTGTGGAGCGAGAGAAAGAGACAAGTTTgtagaggaagggagagaggtgGGGAGGGACAGCTttgcagggagagagacagggagagggaaggagagagagacggagacagggttatatatagagagagagacagggagagggaaggagagagagagggttatagagagagagagggagacaggttaGCAGAGCTATAGGGGTAGAAAGAGAGACAGCAGGTACGAATGCCATCGCACAGCAGTGGCTGTGACCAATCACAGCGCCCCCTGGCCCACCTCCCCCGCCCGGCCCTGCGCCCCGGACCCCAGCGGCGCCGTACCCGGGGCCAGAGCATGTAGAGGACCCCCTCGAACGCCCCCTCCAGCATCAGCCCACGGATCAGGAAACACAGCAGCACGACGTAGGGAAAGAGGGAGGAGAAGTACATCACCTGGGAGAGGGGGGGGtggggagacaggagaggggtGTGGGATTGTGGCGTGAACCCACACTCGCACAAAAACCTAGCATCGTCATCATCGtcatcatcatccaggtggggctgcacactggtgggggtagtgggattccccctgacctgggaagagctctgagtggagggtccagacagGGGCTGTGGAGGTAAacgggcgccgtccttcg is part of the Lepisosteus oculatus isolate fLepOcu1 chromosome 7, fLepOcu1.hap2, whole genome shotgun sequence genome and encodes:
- the slc6a16a gene encoding sodium-dependent neutral amino acid transporter B(0)AT2 isoform X2: MEKAPLPGDDEDAVREGQSQTQLLGEDGGVTEGGSADPSRPTWGSKLQYLLAQVGFSVGLGNVWRFPYLCHQNGGGAFLLLYVVLLVVVGVPLFFLELAAGQSIRQGSIGVWAHISPRLAGIGYASCVVCFFVALYYNVIIGWSLFYLGSSFQSPLPWENCPVQGNHTVKECSLSSPTTYFWYRRALDITDSIEETGSFNPIMTGCLLAAWAIVCLAMIKGIKSSGKVMYFSSLFPYVVLLCFLIRGLMLEGAFEGVLYMLWPRLHIWGDVQVWRQAATQVFFALGLGFGSVIAYSSYNPRHNNCHRDALLVSTINFLTSLLASLVVFAVLGFRARDIAKGCVVRNVNLLAQLGPLPAQMAPPFNLSDPGSVSMEEYGAWFEDWGLNASRGLNACRLEDEMNKGVEGTGLAFIAFTEAMTLFPASPFWSCLFFLMLLNLGLSTMFGTMQGILTPLIDSFKTLARHKTMLTVFSCLLGFVIGLIFVQRCGNYFVTMFDDYSATLPLIIVVIFETFSVAWMYGADRFMDDIEVMLQWRPPVVYKYLWQFICPLAMVGLLLASLINMVLKHPTYKSWNQQKVKEEELQYPAWALGVLVSLILLASLPIPVGYVRQLVVDLRRGAPGGGEEGGAPAALRHRNHDIYRKCSTTDPVEGSSPEPPLGDDDDDDDGGGGEGEGRRRGRERPPPENGFLPLADGRGEGLYRLLPQEEGEEEETTGV
- the slc6a16a gene encoding sodium-dependent neutral amino acid transporter B(0)AT2 isoform X1 — its product is MGAEQPETGPPTGPPQARSGMEKAPLPGDDEDAVREGQSQTQLLGEDGGVTEGGSADPSRPTWGSKLQYLLAQVGFSVGLGNVWRFPYLCHQNGGGAFLLLYVVLLVVVGVPLFFLELAAGQSIRQGSIGVWAHISPRLAGIGYASCVVCFFVALYYNVIIGWSLFYLGSSFQSPLPWENCPVQGNHTVKECSLSSPTTYFWYRRALDITDSIEETGSFNPIMTGCLLAAWAIVCLAMIKGIKSSGKVMYFSSLFPYVVLLCFLIRGLMLEGAFEGVLYMLWPRLHIWGDVQVWRQAATQVFFALGLGFGSVIAYSSYNPRHNNCHRDALLVSTINFLTSLLASLVVFAVLGFRARDIAKGCVVRNVNLLAQLGPLPAQMAPPFNLSDPGSVSMEEYGAWFEDWGLNASRGLNACRLEDEMNKGVEGTGLAFIAFTEAMTLFPASPFWSCLFFLMLLNLGLSTMFGTMQGILTPLIDSFKTLARHKTMLTVFSCLLGFVIGLIFVQRCGNYFVTMFDDYSATLPLIIVVIFETFSVAWMYGADRFMDDIEVMLQWRPPVVYKYLWQFICPLAMVGLLLASLINMVLKHPTYKSWNQQKVKEEELQYPAWALGVLVSLILLASLPIPVGYVRQLVVDLRRGAPGGGEEGGAPAALRHRNHDIYRKCSTTDPVEGSSPEPPLGDDDDDDDGGGGEGEGRRRGRERPPPENGFLPLADGRGEGLYRLLPQEEGEEEETTGV